DNA sequence from the Streptomyces canus genome:
GGGGCTGGTGATGCCCCGGGTGAAGCGGATGGAGAACGGCATTCCGACGCCGACCGTCGAACCGTCCTCGGGCGTGAACGTGCCGGTGAAGGTGTTCTTCGGAGTCAGGGTGGTGAAGCGGGAGTCCTCGGCCGCCGTACGGCCCTTGGCGTCCTTCGCGACCGCGTGCACGGTGTAGGCGGTGCCGGAGGCGAGGTGGGTGGACGGCGTCCAGGAGGCGCCGTCGCCGGTTATCTCCCCTGCTATCGCGGTGCCCTTCGCGTCCTTGACCTGGACCTCGGTCAACTTGCCCTGGGCGGCACCGACCTTGAGGGCGCCACTGGTGTCGACGGACTTCGCCCCGTCCTTGGGGCTGATGGAGACGACCGCCTCGGACTGCTTGGTCTCGGTGGCGGACGAGTCGCCCTTCTCGGCCTTGGCGTCACCGGAACCGGAATCTCCCCCGCCGCAGGCGGTCACGGCCAGCAGCAGAACGCCGAGTATCAGCGCCAACAACCCCTTGGTCCCGCGCCCCCGCGCGTCAACCGACGCCCCCGATATCGGTCGCACGTTCAAGTCTTTCTCCCCTCGAAGGGCCTGGTCAGGCCCACTCCCCAACGCGTTCCACGAACGCGTTGGCGAATATTAACCGCAGAGTTTTGAGCATCGTGTGAGCCCAAGGTCACCATTCAGTCCCAACTTCAACGGAAAGTTGGGCCAACCCACCCCCCTGTCGAGTTACTTCACCGCACTGCCCGCCTTCCACTCCTTCCAGCCCATATTCCAGCCTCCGAGGCCATTGTCAGGAGCGACCTTTTTGTCATTGCTGTGGACGACCTCGACGACGTCCCCGACCAGGCTGCGGTCGAAGAACCAGCCCGCGGGCGTGTCCGAACTGCCGCCCTTCACGTCCCTGAGGCCCACGCAGCCGTGGCTGACATTGACCCTGCCGGGCGCGGTGGGCGCCCAGTAGTTGCCGTGCACGAACGTGCCGGAGTCGGTCAGACGCAGGGCGTGCGGGACGTCCGGGATGTCGTACTCGCCGCCGAAGCCGACCGTGCGGCTGTTCATACGGGTCACTTCGAGCATCTCGGTGACGACCATCTTGCCGTTGTACGTGGTCGTCTTCGGGGCGCCCGCGGTGATCGGCACGGTGGCGAGCAGCGCACCGTCCCGTCTGACCTGCATGGTGTGCCGGGCCGCGTCGACGAGGGAGATCTGGCTGCGGCCGACGGTGAAGGAGAAGGTCCGGTCCTGGAGGCCGTAGACGCCGGACGCCCCTGCCACGTCACGGAGTCTGAGCGCGACCGTCACGCGGGTGCCGGGCGTCCAGTAGCGCTCGGGGCGGAAGTCGAGGCGGCCGTTGCCGAACCAGTGCGGGCGGATCTCGACGGGCGGTTTCGAGGTGACGTGTACGGCGCGTTCGACGGCGGCGCGGTGCTCGATCTCCCGGTTGAACTCCAGGGAGACGATCATCCCGGTGCCGACGGTGGAGCGGTTCTCGGGGCTGACGTACCCGATGAAGCGCTCCTCGGGGACGTAGGTGGTGAACGTCGTGTGCCGGGCCGAGCGGCGGCCGTGGCCGTCCAGGGCGACCGCGTCGACGGTGTACTTGGCGGCCAGCGCCAGCTGCGCCTCGTCGGGTTCCCAGCGCAGGCCGTCCTCGGAGATGCGCCCGGGCACCGGGAAGTCCTGCGCGTCCTGGGACTTGACGACGGTGACCGACTCGAGGCGTCCGCTGGGCACCCGGACCCGCAGCCTCTCCTCGGGCGGCACGCCCTTGGTGCCGTCGTCGGGCGCGACCCTGATCACGTCCTCGGGCGCCGGAGGCTTCCCGAATCCACCGACACCGCCGATCCCGCCACCCCCGTCCGCCGTACAGCCGGCGACTCCGGCCAGCAGTCCTGCCCATGTCATGACGGCGGCCAGAACGGCCCCCGCGCGCCGAGCGCGCCCTTGTCTCTGCCTCACACCCAGCCCAACGACCGGGCCCACCCGGGGGAAACGTAAGTACGAGCCCGATCGTGCACCCGCCCCGCCGACGCCGGGAACGCGGCCACGAGCCCCGCTCTTCACGCTCCCTGCGCGGAGTCCGCCCAACGGCCCTGCCCGGGGAAACGTGAGTGCGAGGCAAGCGCTGGGCAGAACAGTGGGGAGAACGACGCGAGGGGGTGTCGCGGCCGGGACGCCGTGCGCCCTTTTCCGCGTTGCTCCATGAGCCGTGGGAGGCCGACCGGTGTCCAGCGCAGCCGAGCAGGAGGCGGTGACCGAAGCCGCCGAGGAGCGCCCCGCCGCGCTGGTGAACGGCGCGCAGCGCACGGTACCCGCCGTACCGGTGTGGCCCGGTGCGCCGACGCCGCTGGGCGCCCGGTTCCGGGTCGGCCCGGACGGGGTGGCGGGGACCAACTTCGCGCTGTGGGCGGGCGGGGCCGAGGCGGTCGAGCTGTGTCTGTTCGACGCGGACGGCAAGGAGACCCGGGCCCGGCTCACCGAGCTCACCCACGAGATCTGGCACGGCTTCGTGCCCGGTGTCATGCCCGGCCAGCGCTACGGCTTCCGGGTGCACGGCCGCTGGGACCCGTGGACCGGCGGCCGCTGGAACCCCTCGAAGCTGCTCCTCGACCCCTACGCCCGCGCGGTGGACGGCGACTTCAGCCTGCCGCCCGAGGTGTACGGCCATGTCCGCGACTGGCCCCAGCAGCAGGTCGCGGACACCGTACGGGACGACCGGGACTCGGCGCCGTACGTCCCGAAGGGCGTGGTCGTCCACGATGACGACGACTGGGCCGAGGACCGTCGCCCGAAGACCCCGTGGGCCGACTCGGTGATCTACGAGGTGCATGTGCGGGGCTTCACCGCGCTGCACCCCGGCATCCCCGAGGAACTGCGCGGGACGTACGCCGGGCTGGCGCACCCGGCCGCGATCGAGCACCTCGTGAAACTCGGCGTCACGGCCGTCGAACTGCTCCCCGTCCACCAGTTCGCGCACGAGGACCATCTGCTGCGGCGCGGTCTCAAGAACTACTGGGGATACAACTCCATCGGCTACTTCGCGCCGCACGCGGCCTACGCCGCCTCCGGTACGACGGGCCAGCAGGTCGGCGAGTTCAAGCGCATGGTGCGCGGGCTGCACGAGGCCGGGATCGAGGTCATCCTCGACGTGGTCTACAACCACACGGCGGAGGCGGGCGAGCTGGGGCCCACGCTGTCCCTGAAGGGCATCGACAACCGGGGGTACTACCGGTTGCAGTCCGACGCCCGGCGCTACGCGGACTACACGGGCTGCGGCAACACCCTGCACGTGGTCCAGCCGCATGTCCTGAGGCTGATCACCGACTCCCTGCGCTACTGGGTGACGGAGATGGGCGTGGACGGCTTCCGCTTCGATCTGGCCGCCGCGCTGGCCCGTTCGATGCACGACGTCGACATGCTGTCCCCGTTCCTCGCGGTCATCGCCCAGGACCCGGTGCTGCGGCGCGTGAAGCTGATCGCCGAGCCCTGGGACGTGGGCTCCGGGGGCTATCAGGTGGGCGCCTTCCCGCCCCTGTGGACGGAGTGGAACGACCGCTATCGCAACGCCGTACGCGACTTCTGGCGGGGCGCGCTCCCGGACGTGCGGGACCTCGGCTACCGCCTCTCCGGCTCCAGCGACCTGTACGCCTGGGGCGGGCGCCGGCCGTACGCATCCGTCAACTTCATCACCGCGCACGACGGTTTCACTCTGCGGGACCTGGTGTCGTACGAGCGGAAACACAACGAGGCGAACGGCGAGGGCAACCGGGACGGCACGGACGACAACCGGGCGTGGAACTGCGGGACGGAGGGGGAGACGGACGACGAGCGCGTACGGGCGCTCAGGCGACGGCAGTTGCGGAACCTGCTCACCACACTGCTGCTGTCGACAGGCGTGCCGATGCTGGTCGCGGGCGACGAACTGGGCCGCACCCAGCGCGGCAACAACAACGCCTACTGCCAGGACAACGAGATCAGCTGGGTGGACTGGGGGCTGCTGGAGGACCCCGGCTGGAAGGCCCTGTTCGACCTCACCGCCCGCCTGATCGACCTGCGTCACCGGCATCCGGTGCTCAGGCGCCGGGCGTTCTTCTCGGGGCGGGCGCACTCGGCGGACGGGCTGCGGGACCTGGCCTGGTTCACGGCCCGCGGCACGGAGATGACCGAACGGGACTGGTACGCGCCGGCCGCCTCGCTCGGCATGTATCTGTCGGGGCGGGACATCCCCGGCCGGGACGAGCGCGGCGCGCCGATCGTGGACGACAGCTTCCTCGCCGTCCTGCACGCCGGGGACCGCCCGGCGAGCTTCCTGCTGCCGGGGCCGCCGTGGGCGGAGCGCTACGAGGTGGTCGTCGACACGTCGAGGGAGGAGCAGGAGGAGGCGCCGGGGGTGGTGCACCGGGCGGGGGCGTCGATCACGGTTCCGGCGCGGGCGGTGCTGCTGCTGCGGGTGGCAGGGTGAGATTGCAGTCCCGTGAACAGCGCATGTGATCGCTGGCCAGGGCGCCGGTCCGCTGACCAGACTCGCTCACATGCCCGAGATCTCCCGCCGTGCCTTCGGCGGTCTCGTCGGCGGCGGTGCCGTGACCGCCGTCGCCGCTACGACGACCGCAGCCGAAGCCGCTCAAGCTCCCGCCGAACGTCCCTTCAGGGCCCGGGCCGCAGGCTCCACCGGCAGACGCCCCAACCTCCTGGTCATCCTCGGTGACGACCTCGGCTGGGCCGACCTGTCGTCGTACGGCGCCCCGCACATCAGGACGCCGAACCTGGACCGGCTGGCCCGGCAGGGCGTGCGGTTCACCGACGCGTACTCGGGGTCCTCGACCTGCTCCCCGACGCGGTTCAGCCTGTACACCGGACGGTATCCGGGCCGTACGAAGGGCGGACTCGCCGAGCCGATCGCCAACCGCACGCAGGGGCTCGACCCGAACCATCCGACCCTCGCCTCACTGCTGAAGAAGGCCGGCTACTCCACCGCCCTCATCGGCAAGTGGCACTGCGGCTGGCTGCCCGACTACAGCCCCACCAAGTCCAGCTGGGACGAGTTCTTCGGCAACCACGGGGGCGTGCTGGAGTACTTCTCCAAGCTCGGCCAGCTCGGTGACCACGACCTCTACGAGGGCGACGCCGAGTACCAGGACCTGCGCTACTACACGACCGTCCTCACCGAACGGGCCGTGGAGTACGTGAGCCGCGACCACGACAGGCCGTGGCTGCTCAACCTCAACTTCACCACCCCGCACTGGCCGTGGCTCGCGGAGGGCGACGAGGAGACCGGCGCCGAGATCGCCGCGCGGATCCGGGCCGCCACCTCGCAGGCCGAGGTCAGCAACGCGCTCAACCACTACGACGGCGGTTCGGTCGCGAAGTACACGGAGATGGTGGAGAGCCTGGACGCGGCCGTCGGCGAGGTGCTCGCGGCCCTGCGCCGCTCCGGGCAGGAGGAGCACACGCTGGTGTACTTCGCCAGCGACAACGGCGGCGAGCGCTGGTCGTACCTGTGGCCGCTCAGCGGTGAGAAGTCCGTGCTCCAGGAGGGCGGCATCCGCGTCCCGACGATCGTGCGCTGGCCGCACCGGATCGACGGCCACCAGGCGAGCCACGAGCCGAACTTCTCCCCCGACTGGACGGCGACCTTCCTGGAGGTGGCCGGTGCGCGACCCGATCCGGCCTACCCGCTGGACGGAACGAGCCTGGCCGGGTACCTGCTGCGGGGCGAACGGCTGCCGGAGCGGGACCTGTTCTGGCGGGTGCGGGCCAACCGGGCTCTGCGGCGTGGGAGGTGGAAGTACTACCAGGACGCGGCCGGCAAGGACCACCTCTACGACCTCGGCGCCGACCTGCGCGAACAGGCCGACCTGGCTCCCGACGAACCGGACCTGCTCGCCGAGCTGAAGGCCGCTTGGGAGCGGACCGCCGCCGGACTGCTGCCGTATCCCGGCTAGCCGAGGATCCCCCGCTCGTACGCCGTCGCGACCGCCGCCGCGCGGTCCTTGACGCCCAACTTGGCGTACAGGTGGGTGAGATGGGTCTTCACGGTCGCCTCGCTGATGAACAGGTCGCGGGCGATCTCGCGGTTGGACGTGCCCTTGGCGACCAGGGCCAGCACCTCGCGCTCGCGGGCGGAGAGGGTCTCGTTGCCGGGAGCCCCGGGAGTGCGGACCGCGGAGACCAGGCGGGAGGCTACGGCCGGGGAGAGGACGGTGCGGCCCTGCGCCGCGGCCCGCACGGCGGTGAACAGTTCGTCGCGCGGGGCGTCCTTGAGGAGGTAGCCGGTGGCTCCCGCCTCGATGGCGGGCAGGGTGTCGGAGTCGGTGTCGTACGTCGTCAGGACGAGGACCTTCGCGCGGGCCCGGGCGCGGGTCAGCTCACGGATGGCGTCCACGCCGCCCCCGCCCGGCATCCGCAGGTCCATCAGGATCACGTCGGGGTCGAGCGCGGCGGCCCGCTCGACGGCCTCGACGCCGTTGGACGCCTCGCCGAGGACGGCGAACCCGGGCGCGGACTCGAACATGCCGCGCAGACCGTCCCGTACGACGGGATGGTCGTCGACGATCAGCACCGAGATGTCACTGGTCATGGCGGACCAACGGTACGCGAGCCGACAGCGCGGTGCCGTGGCCCGGTTCGGACTCGACGGTCAGGGAGCCCGCGATGCGTTCGGCGCGGGCGCGCATGCCGTCGAGCCCGAAGCCGCCGGTGCGGGTGCGGGGCGCGAGGGTGAGGGGGTCGAAGCCGACGCCGTCGTCGCGGATGTCGAGGATGACCTCCTCGTCCAGGAAGGTCAGGGTGACGCCGAGGCGGCCCGCCCGGGCGTGCCGGGAGGCGTTGGAGAGGGCTTCCTGGGCGATGCGCAGGAGAGTGGCCGCGATCTCGTCGTGGAGCTGCTGAGCGATGCCGGTGACCGTGAACTCGGCGCGCACGCCGGTGCGTTCGCCCCAGTCGGTGACCGTCTGCTTCAGGGCTTCGGGAAGTCCGGCGTCGTCCAGGGCGACCGGAGCGAGGTTGTGCACCGAGCGGCGCGCCTCGCCCAGGCTGTGCCGGGCCAGGTCCATGGCGCGGTGGACGTGCTCGCGGGCCTGGCCCTCGTCGGGCGTGTTCGCGACCACCTGGAGCTGGGCGATGATCCCGGTCAGGCCTTGGGCGAGGGTGTCGTGGATCTCGGCGGCGAGCCGCCGACGCTCGTCGGCGACGCCCGCTTCCCTTGCCTGGACGAGGAGTTGGGCATGAAGGGCGGCGTTCTCGTCGAGCGCCTGTTGCAGGGCCTCGATGGTCGAGGTGCGCTCGCGGGAGCGCTGCTCCTCCTGCTCGGTGATGTGGGCGACCACCGACTGGAGACCGAAGTTGGCGGCCAGGAGCGCGGCGAACCCGAGCCACTGGGCCGTGCTGTCCGGCATCAGCCCGCCGGCCTGCGCGCCCGCCACGGTGACCGCGCTCGCGAAGAGTCCGAGCCGCCGCCACAGGCCCGGGATCAGCTCGTCGGCGTCCATGTAGCCGGTGGCGGCGTAGAACGCGAAGAACGGGTTGAGCCAGGTCAGCACGAAGGCGATGGCCCAGCGCACGGCGTAGTACACGGTGCCCGCCCGGGAGGGGCTGCGGCCGCGTCTGACGCGGCGGTGCCGGGTGCCGTGCCACCACGCCTGAAGGACGATCGCGGCGCCGACCAGGGCCCCGACGAGATACCAGTCGACGGGGCCGTCCATGATGCCCGCGGAGACCACCGCGAGGACGACACTGGTGCCGAGCAGCCCGTACGGCCCCCAGACGTGCAGCCGCTCCCAGTACCGGTCGATCCGGGCGTCCGACGCGTTCATCTCCCCAGTCTGCACGGCCCGTCCCTCACTCCCAGCGGAACCAGCGCGACGCGGCGGCCGTGAGCAGCACCGTCCAGGCGACGAGCACGCCCAGGTGGGTCCAGCCCGGCCAGTCGCCGGCCGCGGCCCGGTTCAGGGCTTCGGCGGCCGCGCCGAACGGGGTGTATCCGACGATCCGGGCGAGGACGTCCGGCATGGTCTGCACCGGCGCCCACACGCCCGCGCAGAACATCGACGGGAAGAACACGGCGGACCCGATGGCACCGGCGATCTTCGTGGTCCGGGACAGCGCGGAGATCACCGCGCCCAGCGCGAGGGCGACCAGCACCGCCAGAACCAGGGCCAGCAGGTATCCGAACAGCTGCTCGGGCAGTCGTACGGCGAAGGCGAACCGTCCGACGAGGAGGGCCAGTAGGGCGGATGCCAGGGCGGCGCCGCCGTAGACGGTCATCTGCGCGGTGAGCAGGGCGGTCGGGCGGACCGGGGTGGTGGACATGCGGCGCAGGATGCCGCGCTCGCGGTAGCCGGTGAGGGTCTGCGGCATGGACTGCAGGCCGCCGACGATCAGTCCGAGGAGCACGGCCACCGGGACGTAGACGTCGATGGTCCTCAGGCCGCCGAGGTCGGCATCGTGGTTCCGGAAGGACGGGATCGAGCCGAGGATGACCAGGAGCAGGGTCGGGAACAGCAGGATCCAGAAGAGGGCGCCGGGTTCGCGGCGGAAGAGTCGGACCTCGGTCCGCAGTACGGCGGTGTTCATGCCGTGGCCTCCTGGGTCAGGTCGAGGAAGGCGTCGTCGAGGGTGGCGTCGACGACCCGGAGCTGGTGGGCGGTGACGTGCCGGCGGGCGAGCAGGGTGATCACGGCGTTCACGGTCTCGTCGGTGCCGGACAGGGTGAGGCGGCCGTCCCGGTCCTCGATCGAGGCGAGCGCGGGCAGCGTGTTCAGGTCGTGTGCGTCGAGCGCGGCGGACGGGGTGAAGCTGATGACGGTGGCGCCCGCCGAGCGGTGGATGAGGCCCGCCGGGGTGTCCAGGGCGGCGATCCGGCCCTTGTCGATCACGGCGATCCGGTCGCAGAGCCGCTGCGCCTCCTCCATGAAGTGCGTGACGAGCAGGACGGTGACGCCGTTGGCGCGGATGTCCTCGATGAGCTCCCAGGTGTCGCGGCGGGCTCGCGGATCGAGGCCGGTGGTGAGCTCGTCCAGGACGACGACCCGGGGGTTGCCGACGAGCGCGAGCGCGATGAACAGGCGCTGCTTCTGGCCGCCGGAGAGCTTGCCGAACCGGGTGGTGAGCTTCTGGGTGAGCCCCAGGCGCTCGGCGAGCGGGCGCCAGTCGAGGGGCTTGTCGTGGAACGCGGTGTACAGCTCCAGGGCCTCGCGGACGGTGAGCTTGGCCTGGAGTTCACTCTCCTGGAGCTGGGCGCCGAGGACGCGGGCCACGCGCGCGTGGTCGGCGACGGGGTCGAGACCGGTGACCCGCACGCGGCCCGCGTCGGGAATCCGCAGACCCTCGACGCACTCGACGGTGGTGGTCTTCCCGGCGCCGTTCGGGCCAAGAATTCCAAAAATCTCGCCCTCCTCGACGGCGAAGGAGACACCGTCGACGACGGCCCGGCCGCCGTAGGACTTTCGCAGTTCGCTGACTTCGATGACGGACATGGCATCAGCGTCCCGGCACGGACCCCGCCGCCACATCGCCCGTCGCGCTCGACCCGGCATCAACCGATCGGTGGATGCGGCTGTACGACCCCTCGAACATGCAGGTCGTAGGACCATCGGCCGATTCCGGTCCGGCCAAAACTCGGTGGGCGTTGTCAGTGCCGGTCCGTAGGCTCGCAGCTGATGTCCACGACACGTGCAACCACCAAGGACCGATCGGCGGCCAGAACCCTGCTGCGCCTGTGGCCGTATGTCCGGCCGGTCCGCGCGCGGCTGTTCACCGCCGCGTTCGTGGCGATCCTCGCCTCCTGTACGGGGCTGGTGATCCCCCTCGTCCTGAAGTGGATGGTGGACGGCCCGGTCGCCGACGGGGACACGGCGGGGGTATGGCTCGGAGCGCTGTACCTGCTGCTGCTCGGGTTCGCGGAGGCACTGCTGTTCGGACTGCGGCGATGGCTGGTGGCGAGACCGCTCTCCCACGTCGAGGCGGAGATGCGGGCGGGACTGTACCGGCACCTCCAGCGCCTCCCGGTGGCCTTCCACGACCGCTGGGCGTCCGGTCAGCTGCTGTCCCGGGCCACCACGGACCTCATGCTCCTGCGCATGTTCCTCGCCTTCCCGCTGACGTTCCTGCTGGTCAACAGCGTGACGATCACCGTCGGCGTGATCATCATGCTGCTCCAGGACTGGACGCTCGGGCTGGTGATCCTGGGTCCGGCCATCCCCGTGATGATCACGTGCATGGTCTTCGAGAAGCGGTACCACCGTGTGGCGCGGCTCGCCCAGGACCAGGTCGGCGACCTCACGACGGTCGTCGAGGAGAGCGTGCTCGGCATCCGGATCATCAAGGGCTTCGGCCGGCACCGTTCCCAGGCGCGGGCGTTCCGCGAACTGTCGGGGAAGCTGCGGGGAACCGAGCTGCGCAAGGCGGGGCTGCTGGCCACGATCTGGGGCGTCATCACCACCCTCCCCGAAGTGGCCATCGGGGCCGCGCTGGTCGTGGGCTGCGTACAGGTGGCCGACGGGGAGTTGTCGGCGGGCACGTTGGTGGCCTTCTTGTCGACGGCTCTGGCACTGCGCTGGCCGGTGGAGTCGATCGGCTTCCTGCTGGCGATGACCCAGGAGGCGGCGACGGCGACGGAGCGCTATTTCGAGGTGATCAATGAAGTGCCGGAACAGGAGACCTGCTCAAGGCGCGCGGGGAACGGCGCGACCGGCCCCCACCGAGCGTCAGCCGACAACGATGGCCTCCGGTTCCGCAACGTCCGGTTCCGCTACCCCGACGCCCCCGAGGACTCCCCACCCATCCTCGACCTCATCGACCTCCACATCCGCCCCGGCGAATCGATGGCCCTGGTCGGCACGACGGGCAGCGGCAAGACGACCCTCACCGCCCTCGTCCCCCGCCTCCACGAGGTGACATCCGGCCACATCACCCTGGACGGCGAGGACATCACCGCGATGCCGAGGGAAACGCTGCGCGCACTCGT
Encoded proteins:
- a CDS encoding L,D-transpeptidase, with translation MRQRQGRARRAGAVLAAVMTWAGLLAGVAGCTADGGGGIGGVGGFGKPPAPEDVIRVAPDDGTKGVPPEERLRVRVPSGRLESVTVVKSQDAQDFPVPGRISEDGLRWEPDEAQLALAAKYTVDAVALDGHGRRSARHTTFTTYVPEERFIGYVSPENRSTVGTGMIVSLEFNREIEHRAAVERAVHVTSKPPVEIRPHWFGNGRLDFRPERYWTPGTRVTVALRLRDVAGASGVYGLQDRTFSFTVGRSQISLVDAARHTMQVRRDGALLATVPITAGAPKTTTYNGKMVVTEMLEVTRMNSRTVGFGGEYDIPDVPHALRLTDSGTFVHGNYWAPTAPGRVNVSHGCVGLRDVKGGSSDTPAGWFFDRSLVGDVVEVVHSNDKKVAPDNGLGGWNMGWKEWKAGSAVK
- the glgX gene encoding glycogen debranching protein GlgX — translated: MSSAAEQEAVTEAAEERPAALVNGAQRTVPAVPVWPGAPTPLGARFRVGPDGVAGTNFALWAGGAEAVELCLFDADGKETRARLTELTHEIWHGFVPGVMPGQRYGFRVHGRWDPWTGGRWNPSKLLLDPYARAVDGDFSLPPEVYGHVRDWPQQQVADTVRDDRDSAPYVPKGVVVHDDDDWAEDRRPKTPWADSVIYEVHVRGFTALHPGIPEELRGTYAGLAHPAAIEHLVKLGVTAVELLPVHQFAHEDHLLRRGLKNYWGYNSIGYFAPHAAYAASGTTGQQVGEFKRMVRGLHEAGIEVILDVVYNHTAEAGELGPTLSLKGIDNRGYYRLQSDARRYADYTGCGNTLHVVQPHVLRLITDSLRYWVTEMGVDGFRFDLAAALARSMHDVDMLSPFLAVIAQDPVLRRVKLIAEPWDVGSGGYQVGAFPPLWTEWNDRYRNAVRDFWRGALPDVRDLGYRLSGSSDLYAWGGRRPYASVNFITAHDGFTLRDLVSYERKHNEANGEGNRDGTDDNRAWNCGTEGETDDERVRALRRRQLRNLLTTLLLSTGVPMLVAGDELGRTQRGNNNAYCQDNEISWVDWGLLEDPGWKALFDLTARLIDLRHRHPVLRRRAFFSGRAHSADGLRDLAWFTARGTEMTERDWYAPAASLGMYLSGRDIPGRDERGAPIVDDSFLAVLHAGDRPASFLLPGPPWAERYEVVVDTSREEQEEAPGVVHRAGASITVPARAVLLLRVAG
- a CDS encoding sulfatase family protein, which codes for MPEISRRAFGGLVGGGAVTAVAATTTAAEAAQAPAERPFRARAAGSTGRRPNLLVILGDDLGWADLSSYGAPHIRTPNLDRLARQGVRFTDAYSGSSTCSPTRFSLYTGRYPGRTKGGLAEPIANRTQGLDPNHPTLASLLKKAGYSTALIGKWHCGWLPDYSPTKSSWDEFFGNHGGVLEYFSKLGQLGDHDLYEGDAEYQDLRYYTTVLTERAVEYVSRDHDRPWLLNLNFTTPHWPWLAEGDEETGAEIAARIRAATSQAEVSNALNHYDGGSVAKYTEMVESLDAAVGEVLAALRRSGQEEHTLVYFASDNGGERWSYLWPLSGEKSVLQEGGIRVPTIVRWPHRIDGHQASHEPNFSPDWTATFLEVAGARPDPAYPLDGTSLAGYLLRGERLPERDLFWRVRANRALRRGRWKYYQDAAGKDHLYDLGADLREQADLAPDEPDLLAELKAAWERTAAGLLPYPG
- a CDS encoding response regulator, yielding MTSDISVLIVDDHPVVRDGLRGMFESAPGFAVLGEASNGVEAVERAAALDPDVILMDLRMPGGGGVDAIRELTRARARAKVLVLTTYDTDSDTLPAIEAGATGYLLKDAPRDELFTAVRAAAQGRTVLSPAVASRLVSAVRTPGAPGNETLSAREREVLALVAKGTSNREIARDLFISEATVKTHLTHLYAKLGVKDRAAAVATAYERGILG
- a CDS encoding sensor histidine kinase; translation: MNASDARIDRYWERLHVWGPYGLLGTSVVLAVVSAGIMDGPVDWYLVGALVGAAIVLQAWWHGTRHRRVRRGRSPSRAGTVYYAVRWAIAFVLTWLNPFFAFYAATGYMDADELIPGLWRRLGLFASAVTVAGAQAGGLMPDSTAQWLGFAALLAANFGLQSVVAHITEQEEQRSRERTSTIEALQQALDENAALHAQLLVQAREAGVADERRRLAAEIHDTLAQGLTGIIAQLQVVANTPDEGQAREHVHRAMDLARHSLGEARRSVHNLAPVALDDAGLPEALKQTVTDWGERTGVRAEFTVTGIAQQLHDEIAATLLRIAQEALSNASRHARAGRLGVTLTFLDEEVILDIRDDGVGFDPLTLAPRTRTGGFGLDGMRARAERIAGSLTVESEPGHGTALSARVPLVRHDQ
- a CDS encoding ABC transporter permease is translated as MNTAVLRTEVRLFRREPGALFWILLFPTLLLVILGSIPSFRNHDADLGGLRTIDVYVPVAVLLGLIVGGLQSMPQTLTGYRERGILRRMSTTPVRPTALLTAQMTVYGGAALASALLALLVGRFAFAVRLPEQLFGYLLALVLAVLVALALGAVISALSRTTKIAGAIGSAVFFPSMFCAGVWAPVQTMPDVLARIVGYTPFGAAAEALNRAAAGDWPGWTHLGVLVAWTVLLTAAASRWFRWE
- a CDS encoding ABC transporter ATP-binding protein; this translates as MSVIEVSELRKSYGGRAVVDGVSFAVEEGEIFGILGPNGAGKTTTVECVEGLRIPDAGRVRVTGLDPVADHARVARVLGAQLQESELQAKLTVREALELYTAFHDKPLDWRPLAERLGLTQKLTTRFGKLSGGQKQRLFIALALVGNPRVVVLDELTTGLDPRARRDTWELIEDIRANGVTVLLVTHFMEEAQRLCDRIAVIDKGRIAALDTPAGLIHRSAGATVISFTPSAALDAHDLNTLPALASIEDRDGRLTLSGTDETVNAVITLLARRHVTAHQLRVVDATLDDAFLDLTQEATA
- a CDS encoding ABC transporter ATP-binding protein codes for the protein MSTTRATTKDRSAARTLLRLWPYVRPVRARLFTAAFVAILASCTGLVIPLVLKWMVDGPVADGDTAGVWLGALYLLLLGFAEALLFGLRRWLVARPLSHVEAEMRAGLYRHLQRLPVAFHDRWASGQLLSRATTDLMLLRMFLAFPLTFLLVNSVTITVGVIIMLLQDWTLGLVILGPAIPVMITCMVFEKRYHRVARLAQDQVGDLTTVVEESVLGIRIIKGFGRHRSQARAFRELSGKLRGTELRKAGLLATIWGVITTLPEVAIGAALVVGCVQVADGELSAGTLVAFLSTALALRWPVESIGFLLAMTQEAATATERYFEVINEVPEQETCSRRAGNGATGPHRASADNDGLRFRNVRFRYPDAPEDSPPILDLIDLHIRPGESMALVGTTGSGKTTLTALVPRLHEVTSGHITLDGEDITAMPRETLRALVAVAFEEPTLFSASVKDNVLLGMDEQELDRALSVAQADFAHALPHGTDTQVGEQGLSLSGGQRQRLALARAVVGKPRFLVLDDPLSALDVHTEAAVEAALRDVLADTTALIVAHRPSTVLLADRVALLSDGRITAVGTHHELLRTNAEYAHLMSGTGEAEDDR